The window CACGGTAAACTGGGTGATAGCCAGTAAAAATATTACCAATTTTTGGTAGCCTGTAAAGGCTAAGGGTTGTTGATTGTCCATCTTTTTTGGTCAGGTTAATTCGCAGCATTGATAGCCGCGATGGGTTATTATTTCAATTATTTGCGTGTGCGATAGCGTTGCTGATACTATCCGCAGCACGCGGTCGCTGTCGTCCAAATCAATGTTCCAGCATTTTATATCGGGGTTACTGTCAAACAAGGTATGTAAAACTGCTTTTCGGTATCGCTGTTAATGTTAGTTTTAAATAACAGTATGTGTTTAAAATCTTCTGTAGTGTCCATACGCTTATTTTTTAAGGGCTTTTATCACCAGGTCGAAGGTTTTCCAAAGTATTTCGTCCGTTAGTTTAAAGGGCATGCCGCTCATGCTTTTACCTTCCTTGTCAAAACGGATCAGGTTATAAAAAGGAGCAAACGCTATCGACCAGTATATTTCAAAGGGCATTGCGTCTATCTCGGCACGCTCAATGATGTTTTGCATAAAGCTGCCCATCATTGCCTTAAAGTCGGCCATGTAACCCGACAGAAATTGTTCCTGGTAGCTGGAACTGCGTAGCTGATCAAAAAACAAATTGATACCTGGCTTTTCTACGGCGTAGCGGTAGCGGTTTTCCCATTGCCTGCGCAGGCCCTGTTCAAAAGACATTAAGGGATCAAAGTCTTTTACAATTGTCTCTTCCATTAACCGTAATTCTTCCACGGCTATGTTAATGATCAGGTCGTCACGGTCTTTATAGTATATATAAAGCGTGGCTACCGAAATTTGACAAGCCCTGGCCAGTTTATTCATGCTAAACCCTTCCAGCCCATCTTTTATTATTAATTCGATAGCTTTCTGTTTAACTAATTGTACCTTTTCTGAATCTCTCAATCTCATGATGCAACAAAGATAAATAAATATTCATTCATTTATAAAATATATTTATTTATGAGATTATAATGGCAGTTTGCGGTGGAGTGTGTTGAAAAATTTATGTGAAAGGGGGACGGGGTTCTCTTCGAAGTTTTTGCGGAATTTTACAATTCCGCTGACATGTTGGAGGACCTTACACGAACATTCGATTGAACGCTGGTCACGACTCACCCGGCCGACGCTGCGCTGGGCCACCCTCTCTCCGGCTTGCGCCGCAAAGAGGGTTAAAACTCGTTTTTTATTCTTTTCGCCCCTCTATGCGACGCAAGTCGGAGAGAGGGGTAGACGGGCGTAGCCTCGTCGGGGTGAGTCGACTCGCCGACAAACAAGGGCAAAATTACTTTTTCGGGCTATCGTAATAATAAATGGGCGAGAATACGCCTTCGCTGGTAGTATAATATCCTTTGCCGTCGGGTGTAAATCCTATGGCTTCACCTTGTTTTTCAACGGTGTAAGGCAACTCTCTTGTTTTCCGGGCCATGGCATCCCATATATGCTCATTGGGCTGGCGTTGCCAATAGTAAACCTTTTCGTAACTTTTTAAAAGTATCTGCTGGCCGTCTTTAGAAATATCGCCCGCTGTTATCCATTTAAAGGGTTTAAAGCCGGGGAAAAATAGTTTGGTGCGTTTTGTTAAGGTAAGCGTGTCGTTTGCTTTATAATCTAATGGCGCTGTATAAACCCCTACGGTGTCGCTGCGCTTGGTTACAATGTATAAAAGCTTTTCAACCGGGTCAACCATGAGGGTTTCGGCATCTTTCGCGCCGTCAGGATACTTTAAATTAATAGCTGCCGGCACCGCATACGTTGTTGTATCGCGGGCCCATAAAGTGTTTTCTAAAAAGCGATAAACGGTAACACATTTCCTTTCTGCCTTGTTATCTCCAATATCACCCAGATATACGTAGCTTTTACCTTTCCGGGGGCCGGGGCCAACCGCTATGTCCTCACAGTCGGTTACGCCCAACCATACTTTTTTGTCGCCCGTAAAATAAATAGTAGCCTTTAATTTGCCCTCAGGACTTATCGAAAAAAAACGGCTGGTATCGCCGCTGTCATTGTGCACATAATATACATCGGGATTGATGGATGATGCCGCTATGCCCGATGTTTCGTCCATTAATTTGCTGCTCAGTGTACCGCTTATTGGTTTTTTATCCAATAAACGATGTTTGGCATATGCGCCCAAAAACAGCAGCATTACAAAAGGTATCAGGATCTGTAATTTCTTTCTTCGGCTCATCTTATTGTTGCAAATAATAACGCAAATAAATCATATTAGTATGAAGTTCGCATTAAATAAATGCAATTGTTAATAATGTGTGCAAAAATACGGCCAAAAAAACTCCTGCTACTTTAACATGAGGTTTAAGGTTAAATCAGCAGCATTTCCAGACTTATGCCTGTTTCCGCCTTTGGGGATGGTCAAACTTTTGAAACGGAAGTTTTATTACATTTAAGAATTTTCCGTTTAGGTTTTCGTCCATATGGGTATCAATGCCAAAAACGATATCTTTCCTATCCACGTTGGCATAGGTCCCAAACAGTCTGTCCCAAATACTTAGTACATCGCCATAGTTACAGTCGGTATAAGGCAGTTGATAATGGTGATGAACATGGTGCAGGTTGGGGGTAATAAATACCAGGCCAACAATTTTGTTGAGCTTTGAAGGTAGCTGGAACTCGGTATGTGCAACAATATTTGAAAACGACTGGAAGGTTTGCCGTAATATTAAAACGCCGATAGCCGGGCCGCAAATAAATACCCAAAGCATTAAAAAGCAGGTACGGATACAGGTTTCGCAAGGATGCTCTCTGATGGTGGTAGATACATCTACCTTAAGATCGCTATGATGCACCAGGTGAAATTTCCATAGCGGCTCTATCTTGTGCATGGTTACATGGTATACATATTCGCAAAAATCCATCATCATAAACATCACGATGTAATATACCCATGGATTGGTGTGAAACGGGATAAAATTGATAAGCCCCCAATGATGGGCGGTGGCCCAGCCGGATATTAAAACTACAAAGGTGGTTAATACCAGTTGAATAGGCAGGGCAGTAAATATGAACAAGGTGTTAACCGATGTGTGTTTCCATTTGATCTTTATTCCGTCAAGAGAGGCCAGCATTTCGGCAAACCACAGGCCCGTAATTACACCGGCGTATAAAAGTACTTGCGTAAGGTCTTCGTGCTGAGAAAAAAACAGGCTCAGTTTATGCATAGTCAAATTAAAATAGAGACTTAAAGATAGTAACTTTGTTACAATTACCTTAATCTTATGTTAATTCTTCATTAAATATTCATTTTTCTGTCAAAAAAAATGAGCATAATTCTGATTGTTTTTGGCTGGTAAGCTATTAACGTACAGCAAAATGTGCTAAAACAAGAAAGGGCATCTGATGAATGCCCTTTCTTGTTTAGTGTTCTTTTACCATTTCCATTTCCACGTCGGGCTTGGATACATCGGTGAGTGCAACCCGGCCACGGTCTTTACGTAAGATGCGGTTGAAAAGCGAAATTTCGCGATCAAAAAGGAACCGGAAAAATAGTTTTGTCCATGAGGTATGATAGTACAGCGTATCATAAAATTCAGGGGCGGTTTTCTTAATCTCTGGTAATTTATTCCAGGGGATAGAAGGGAAATCGTGGTGTTCATTATGGAAGCCTACATTGAAAGCCACTGCGTTAAAATTACCATAGTAGCTGTAAGTTTCCTGCTCAACACTATGTGTTAGGTAGTGCTCTTGTATCCAGCGGGCGCCAAGCGGGTGCAGGCCAACAGAGAATGAGAAGCTAAGCAGTAAAAATGCCACCGAATGCCAGCCCATAAAATAAGCTATAGCGGTGGTAAAAATAACCTGCAATAAAAAGTTGGTAATTATCCATCCATCAATAGGGTGTATCTCTCTTAACCGTGATAAACGGAAAAGCTGGAATACCGGGAAAAACAGCAACCAAAGCGCTTTACCAAAAAAAGAATTACTGATGAGTTTTGCTTCCCATTTGTTAGGCAAATCGGCATCCAGTTCATGCACACCCTGAAAAGAGTGGTGTTTGATATGGTATTTTTCGAACGAGATTGCGCTTGGCAATATTTGCGGCAAATTGGCAAACATTGATGCCCAGCGGTTAGCGTTACGATTTTTAAACAGCAGCTGGTGAGTACATTCATGAATCATTACAAACAATGCATGATCGGCAAAGGCGCCTAACAGGTAAGCCGCGCCAAATACCCACCACCATGATTGATCGCGCAGAAACCAGGCCAAAACTACCTGGAACGCTACCAAACCAACAATAGCAAATATGGTATTGGGGTTTTTACCTATCAGCTTGCGCAACTGCGGAAACTGCTTTAAAATTTTTTTTGTACGGATACGATGTGGTTCAGACTCGGAAGAATAAACAAAATCAGTTCTTTTAATCATATAATATGTAAACGTTAAATATAGGAATAACGTTTTAAAAATATCATTTTGCAGTCAAAATAAAAGTTAGATATCTAAAATTCACAAACATTTCATGATTTTTTTATATACAAAATAAGCTTACTGTAGCTTGTAAACCAGTACTTTAAATGTGCCCGGTAGTGCTTTGCGTGTGCCCGGCTCAAACTCGGCCACGCTTAAGTAAATTTTGTGGGTTTTGGTATCCAGCGCTAAAGTTTTAGCACGCAAGGCCGTTTTCAGGGTTTGGATAACACTGTATTCATCCGCCGATTTTTGTTTGATAATGGTGGTTGTACCATCGCCATTGGAGCAAAATATAAGCTTTGTTTCGGCATCATAAGCCACGGCATCAACACCCGCGCCAATAGGTATGGTGGCAGTTACTTTGCCTGTGTTGATATCAACAACGCTCATGCCTTTATTTTCGCGGCAAACAGTAAATATGCGCTGGTTTGCTGCATCTAATGCCAGGCCGGTAGGGCCGCCACATGGTGCAAGCGGATAGTTTTTAACAACCTTAAGCATTTTGCTGTCAATAACGTTCAGGCTATTTTTATCTTCCAGGTTGTTATATATTTTGCCTTTGCCATCTGGTACTGCAAATTCCGGTCCTCCGCCCAATGCTACTGTACCCACCTGTTTTAAAGTTTTAGGATCGATAACCGACGAGTTATTGCTTTCGCCGTTAAAACTGAAAATGCGGTCTGAATAAGGATCATACATTATCGCGTCGGGGCCATTAGCACCTGTAAGGGGTATGGTAGTAATTGTTTTTAAGGTTTTAATATCAAATGCAACCACAGCATTAGCCTTTCCGTCGGTTATAAAGCCGCGGTTTAGTTTATTTACAATAGCAATGCCATGTACGCCTTTCATATTATCTACAGAGCCCACCTCTTTTTCGGTAGCCAGGTCAATAACGTTTACCTGGGTGCCGTGCGATACGTATAAGCGGTTGTTTACTTTATCAATAGTCAGGTAATCATAGCCGCCATCGCCTTGTAAAGTTATGGTTTTATCGGCCACATAGGTTTGGGCTTTTGTTGTAAAAGGTGCTAAGCCGATTGCCGCCATGGCAAAAATCAAAATTTGCTTTTTCATTTTATAGATCTGTTTTTTGCTATGAAATTAGAAGTTGAATCTGTAGAAATATTGGTTAAGCGGTATGTGTTTCCTGTATTTCTCCGGCAGGGAAATTGTAGCCTTTGCGGTAAATAATGCGCATCATACTTGGTAAAACAATGAGCAGCAACGGCAGTGCCGCTAAAAATCCACCTATAACAGCAATAGCTAAGGGCTGATGCAGCTGTGCGCCCGCACCAATGCCAAGGGCTAAAGGAGTTAAGGCGATTATGGCACCCAGCGCAGTCATCAGTTTGGGTCTTAAGCGCGTTGAAATGGAGTATATTATTGCTTCATCTACCGTTTTTGTACGGGCGCTTTCCTTAAATTGTAAAAAAGTGAATATGGCGTTTTCGCCAATAATACCAACTATCATAATAAGGCCGGTATAGCTGCCCACATTTAACGGCGTATTGGTAATAAACAACGCCAGGAAGCTTCCCGAAATTCCTAACACAGCCATTATTAAAATTAAAATGGCTATCCTGAACTCTTTAAATAAAAATAATATTACCCCAAAAACCAATAAGCTTGAAGTTACCAGGATAATTAATAATTCTTTAAATGATTGCTGCTGCTCGGCATATGCGCCGCCGTATTCAACATGGTAGCCTTTAGGCAGGCTTATTTTTGAACTGATGTTTTTTTGAATAGCCGGAATTACCGATCCTAAATCGCTGTTCTCCAACCTAGCTGTAATAACCCCCATTGATTGCAGGTCCTGGCGGTTAATTTCGGCATCGCCTGCACTTATTTTAACGGTAGCCAGCTGG is drawn from Mucilaginibacter ginsenosidivorax and contains these coding sequences:
- a CDS encoding fatty acid desaturase; this encodes MIKRTDFVYSSESEPHRIRTKKILKQFPQLRKLIGKNPNTIFAIVGLVAFQVVLAWFLRDQSWWWVFGAAYLLGAFADHALFVMIHECTHQLLFKNRNANRWASMFANLPQILPSAISFEKYHIKHHSFQGVHELDADLPNKWEAKLISNSFFGKALWLLFFPVFQLFRLSRLREIHPIDGWIITNFLLQVIFTTAIAYFMGWHSVAFLLLSFSFSVGLHPLGARWIQEHYLTHSVEQETYSYYGNFNAVAFNVGFHNEHHDFPSIPWNKLPEIKKTAPEFYDTLYYHTSWTKLFFRFLFDREISLFNRILRKDRGRVALTDVSKPDVEMEMVKEH
- a CDS encoding TetR/AcrR family transcriptional regulator, encoding MRLRDSEKVQLVKQKAIELIIKDGLEGFSMNKLARACQISVATLYIYYKDRDDLIINIAVEELRLMEETIVKDFDPLMSFEQGLRRQWENRYRYAVEKPGINLFFDQLRSSSYQEQFLSGYMADFKAMMGSFMQNIIERAEIDAMPFEIYWSIAFAPFYNLIRFDKEGKSMSGMPFKLTDEILWKTFDLVIKALKK
- a CDS encoding sterol desaturase family protein gives rise to the protein MHKLSLFFSQHEDLTQVLLYAGVITGLWFAEMLASLDGIKIKWKHTSVNTLFIFTALPIQLVLTTFVVLISGWATAHHWGLINFIPFHTNPWVYYIVMFMMMDFCEYVYHVTMHKIEPLWKFHLVHHSDLKVDVSTTIREHPCETCIRTCFLMLWVFICGPAIGVLILRQTFQSFSNIVAHTEFQLPSKLNKIVGLVFITPNLHHVHHHYQLPYTDCNYGDVLSIWDRLFGTYANVDRKDIVFGIDTHMDENLNGKFLNVIKLPFQKFDHPQRRKQA
- a CDS encoding YncE family protein, yielding MKKQILIFAMAAIGLAPFTTKAQTYVADKTITLQGDGGYDYLTIDKVNNRLYVSHGTQVNVIDLATEKEVGSVDNMKGVHGIAIVNKLNRGFITDGKANAVVAFDIKTLKTITTIPLTGANGPDAIMYDPYSDRIFSFNGESNNSSVIDPKTLKQVGTVALGGGPEFAVPDGKGKIYNNLEDKNSLNVIDSKMLKVVKNYPLAPCGGPTGLALDAANQRIFTVCRENKGMSVVDINTGKVTATIPIGAGVDAVAYDAETKLIFCSNGDGTTTIIKQKSADEYSVIQTLKTALRAKTLALDTKTHKIYLSVAEFEPGTRKALPGTFKVLVYKLQ